In Zerene cesonia ecotype Mississippi chromosome 18, Zerene_cesonia_1.1, whole genome shotgun sequence, the following are encoded in one genomic region:
- the LOC119833942 gene encoding activator of 90 kDa heat shock protein ATPase homolog 1 yields the protein MAKWGEGDPRWIVEERPDATNVNNWHWTEKNAGPWSKDRLKELLNDLEIAQNGIDCKVTEVEKIDGEATANNRKGKLIFFYEWDIKLKWEGLLAGAKDKVKGEMHIPNLSEENDVSEVDMTVTIKGSGDEAQRVKAFMHNVGRDKIRKQLKEYIRSLKEEFSKGLILPKKGEASVKPDNISTITSGFNKKVNMEPVVSTQSKPVGCKLDTKTIELTETFQCRAQEFYDAMTRIEMVTAFTQGHVKMEAEKGGKFALFGGNVTGEFRELVPGKKIVQYWRYKQWPEHHFSEVTFNIEEKDDHTLVSLKQELVPASEVEQTRDNWKRYYFDSIKRAFGFGAFL from the exons ATGGCCAAGTGGGGCGAAGGTGATCCTCGATGGATTGTGGAGGAGCGACCAGACGCAACCAATGTTAACAACTGGCACTGGACAGAGAAAAACGCTGGTCCGTGGTCGAAAGACCGACTGAAGGAGCTACTAAATGACTTAGAAATCGCGCAAAACGGTATAGATTGTAAGGTAACTGAAGTAGAAAAGATCGACGGTGAGGCCACTGCAAATAACAGAAAAGGgaagttaatatttttctatgaatGGGATATCAAGTTGAAATGGGAAGGCCTGCTGGCTGGTGCCAAAGACAAGGTTAAGGGCGAAATGCACATCCCTAATTTATCAGAAGAGAATGATGTCAGTGAAGTTGAT ATGACAGTCACAATCAAAGGCAGTGGTGATGAAGCTCAGCGCGTTAAAGCCTTCATGCATAACGTGGGAAGGGATAAAATTCGCAAGCAACTCAAAGAGTACATTCGTAGCTTGAAGGAAGAATTCTCTAAAGGCCTAATCCTACCCAAGAAGGGAGAGGCGTCTGTAAAACCAGACAATATATCAACAATAACAAGCGGTTTCAACAAAAAAGTGAACATGGAGCCAGTGGTGTCTACGCAAAGCAAACCTGTCGGTTGCAAACTGGATACGAAAACTATTGAGTTAACGGAGACGTTCCAATGTCGCGCGCAAGAGTTTTACGACGCTATGACGCGGATAGAAATGGTTACGGCTTTCACGCAAGGTCATGTTAAGATGGAGGCGGAGAAAGGCGGCAAATTCGCCTTGTTCGGTGGTAATGTGACGGGGGAATTCAGGGAGTTGGTACCTGGCAAGAAAATTGTGCAATATTGGCGGTATAAGCAGTGGCCCGAACATCATTTCTCGGAAGTCACTTTCAATATTGAGGAGAAg GACGACCACACGCTAGTCTCTTTAAAGCAAGAGCTGGTGCCAGCGTCCGAGGTGGAGCAAACGCGCGACAACTGGAAACGTTACTACTTCGACAGTATCAAGAGAGCGTTCGGCTTTGGAGCTTTCCTGTGA
- the LOC119833851 gene encoding uncharacterized protein LOC119833851, with product MEYHNHTAQTDRPFRYSLRHLTPTSTESVMNDSSEEMDPLECCNLSGFIEDSWRNECHFEMSWDVNRRLQIIDVSSQEPSTTTTERVNVLKTNDVKVVPFSCDKETCIFKKLNVINESGTFDTAAFTKLLDNMTNQYPEWTKAKARVMTQCLNKLHRMYDADCSLNEILQCVFDVLSENCPQAQKDDPCKQKNSDSKNVICQISGGKYTPKYRRTFCGIPNLVPPELLSECGVTSLSTLQYVPQYEKPKSYRWENKMNCQELTPPTTCLLNKMGVLSKYGFVDYFRMKDLIHSYSKSPLYELYFSVFLTTPLYKGYCSSPKKLLNLIDFMLMTCPASQRKENIPKCRKMFHELNTSVPQNMTRDQLTQIFRNIQNSLSSEPTSPTVQKNKAYYKTNKLFDFGIFGSKDAPAVKVIDVKPKPRTLVLLPVYQRMSNKTTGFPINSLQNDGIYRS from the exons atggAATATCACAATCATACTGCACAGACGGACAGGCCTTTCAGATATTCTTTGCGCCACCTG ACTCCTACAAGTACGGAATCTGTAATGAATGATTCTTCAGag gaAATGGACCCTCTCGAATGTTGCAATCTTAGTGGATTTATTGAAGACTCTTGGCGTAATGAGTGCCACTTCGAAATGTCCTGGGATGTTAACAGACGACTTCAGATTATTGATGTCAGTTCCCAGGAACCGTCAACCACGACGACGGAAAGAGTAAATGTCCTTAAAACGAATGATGTTAAAGTCGTTCCGTTTTCT tgtGACAAAGAAACCTGCATTTTCAAAAAGTTGAATGTCATTAATGAATCCGGTACATTTGATACGGCAGCATTTACAAAACTACTAGATAATATGACAAATCAGTATCCAGAATGGACCAAAGCAAAAGCGAGAGTCATGACACAGTGCTTGAATAAACTGCATCGAATGTATGACGCTGATTgtagtttaaatgaaattcttcAATGCGTGTTCGATGTGTTGTCTGag aactGTCCTCAAGCTCAAAAAGATGATCCTTGCAA acAGAAGAACTCAGATTCTAAGAATGTTATTTGTCAGATAAGTGGAGGAAAATACACACCG AAGTACCGTCGTACATTTTGTGGAATCCCGAACTTGGTACCACCAGAGTTGCTATCCGAGTGTGGTGTGACGTCATTGTCCACGCTGCAATACGTACCGCAGTATGAGAAGCCTAAATCTTACCGTTGGgagaataaaatgaat tgTCAAGAATTAACTCCACCTACAACCTGTCTACTCAACAAAATGGGTGTTCTCAGCAAATACGGTTTCGTGGATTACTTCAGGATGAAGGATCTAATACATTCCTACAGTAAATCCCCGCTCTACGAGCTGTATTTTAGTGTGTTCCTTACAACTCCCTTGTACAAGGGATATTGTAGTTCTCCGAAGAAGTTGTTGAACTTAATCGATTTCATGCTGATG acCTGTCCAGCATCACAGCGCAAGGAAAACATACCGAAATGCAGAAAAATGTTTCACGAGTTAAACACATCAGTGCCTCAGAACATGACAAGGGATCAACTTACGcagatatttagaaatatccAAAACTCATTATCATCCGAACCCACTAGCCCCACAGTACAGAAAAATAAGGCgtactataaaactaataaattattcgacTTCGGTATTTTCGGTTCAAAAGACGCGCCGGCTGTTAAAGTTATTGATGTCAAGCCGAAACCGAGAACTTTGGTGCTGCTCCCAGTGTATCAGCGTATGTCGAACAAAACTACGGGATTTCCCATTAATTCCTTGCAAAACGATGGGATTTATAGGtcttag